Part of the Solwaraspora sp. WMMA2065 genome is shown below.
ACAGCAAGCCAGGTCGGCCAGCCGACACTTGTTGCTGGCAGCAGCGCGGCGGCCGGAGCGGTACACAGCGGCGCCAGCCAGATCGCCGGACCCGGGCCGACCCTGGCGATCAGCCGGCCGGCCATCAGCGCGCCGACGAACCCACCGCAGGCCATCGCCGAGAGCACCGAGCCGATGCCGGACGTACTCAGATCCAGCTGCCGGGCCAGGAAGACCAGCAGCATCGTCTGGTACACGACGAGGAAGAGACTGAAGAAGCCGTCGGTGAACAGCATCGGCCGCAGCAGCCGATGACCGAGAACGAACCGCAGTCCTTCGGCAACCTCCCGGATCAGCTGCCGATCGGTTGCTTCCGGCCGCACCACCTCGACGGTACGGATTCGCAGCATGCCGAGCGCGGACAACAGCATCCCGGCGGCGCTCACGATCAGCGTGAGCGGTGCACCGAGCCAGCCGACCAGGGGACCCGCCAGACCGGGGCCGCTGATGCTGACGGCGGAACGGACCGCAGCGATCCTGCTGTTCGCCTCGACCAGGTGGTCACGACCGACCAACGTAGGGACATAGCTTGTGTATCCGACCTCGAACAGTACGGTCAGCAGTCCGTGGCCGAGAGCAATCGCGTACAGCAGCCAGATCGACAGCGCATCGGCCCACCAGGCCAGCGGTAGCGTCATCAGCAGCGCGGCTCGCAGCAAATCCGTGTTGACCATCACCGGGCGCTTGCGCCA
Proteins encoded:
- a CDS encoding MFS transporter, producing MMVRLGLFHEPDFRRFFGATVAGQLADRFVYLALPLVAILWLDADEFAVGVLTAMTTAGSLLIGLPAGAWVDRWRKRPVMVNTDLLRAALLMTLPLAWWADALSIWLLYAIALGHGLLTVLFEVGYTSYVPTLVGRDHLVEANSRIAAVRSAVSISGPGLAGPLVGWLGAPLTLIVSAAGMLLSALGMLRIRTVEVVRPEATDRQLIREVAEGLRFVLGHRLLRPMLFTDGFFSLFLVVYQTMLLVFLARQLDLSTSGIGSVLSAMACGGFVGALMAGRLIARVGPGPAIWLAPLCTAPAAALLPATSVGWPTWLAVAGLALLSFGGVVRLVAQAGLQQSITPDRLLGRMSATVRFVQWGSMPVAALLGGALGGLFGASAVLWIGTAGMTAAFLPALLSPLRATYRLPASESAAAQ